A single window of Thalassomonas viridans DNA harbors:
- a CDS encoding phasin family protein, which translates to MVNFTDNMGIYKEVGEKSFKRISSLGQIHLNAWQKLAQKQMEIFSLATEAGISSLKSLGDKPDFQQLSSKQAEITKQLGEEINSKNQELLELTTELRDEYIAFTEEQISGINFNFTKPNS; encoded by the coding sequence ATGGTTAATTTCACAGATAACATGGGCATATATAAAGAAGTCGGCGAGAAAAGCTTTAAAAGGATAAGTTCACTCGGGCAGATCCATTTAAATGCCTGGCAGAAACTGGCCCAGAAGCAAATGGAAATCTTTTCCCTGGCAACCGAAGCTGGGATCAGCAGTTTAAAATCTTTAGGTGATAAGCCGGATTTTCAACAGCTCTCTTCAAAGCAGGCAGAAATCACCAAACAGCTGGGTGAAGAAATCAACAGCAAAAACCAGGAGTTGTTAGAACTGACCACAGAATTGCGTGACGAGTATATAGCCTTTACGGAAGAACAAATATCCGGCATCAATTTTAATTTTACCAAACCTAACTCCTGA
- the phaP gene encoding TIGR01841 family phasin (Members of this family are phasins (small proteins associated with inclusions such as PHA granules). Note that several different families of phasins have been named PhaP despite very little sequence similarity to each other.) encodes MFNQFNQQFTNVMKPFNTLADINAKAAEQLVNQQASFVTSLMQESVAHTKEMATKSDIASAVESHKAFVETFQSKITKSATDAYAIVTKTTEEVSNLWQSNLA; translated from the coding sequence ATGTTTAATCAATTTAACCAACAATTTACTAACGTAATGAAACCTTTCAATACTCTGGCTGATATCAATGCAAAAGCAGCAGAGCAGCTGGTGAATCAACAGGCTTCGTTTGTCACTTCACTTATGCAGGAAAGTGTCGCCCATACCAAGGAAATGGCGACGAAAAGTGATATTGCCAGTGCGGTGGAATCCCACAAGGCTTTTGTCGAAACTTTCCAGTCGAAGATCACTAAATCGGCAACAGACGCCTATGCTATCGTTACGAAAACGACGGAAGAGGTGAGCAACCTCTGGCAAAGTAACCTGGCGTAA
- a CDS encoding tetratricopeptide repeat protein: MLKKTINIKKPRSITGFIARGFQLLVPGLLSLLLGACSDPVSSDYQRDMQQLEQSITRIGKQLGLDPGNNGSTDTGNDAGDGKHKEQAQEQLLVRLSELYHRKAVLTGRYQDYRQLEQLLNKMSGQLNHPPALRYARANFNVGMHRLETAAALLDTLPPHIEASTPVRALRLDISLQLGRYQQAEAQLQALMADAPGWETLVRLAHYSLNTGKVSRARELYQQAAEMLSAKQMYQYAWVKLQQGLLELEQENYARALEFYQVADRAYSGYWLIEEHIAEVLTLTGKKQQAETMYRELVHKNPNPELKLALAELLHTQDAHNEEAEQLRNEAMAEFNLRQSLYPEAATGHFVERLLTLEQAHPALLSSARLNFNTRPNADSKVLLAKSYLKLGKTDQARQLYEQILTTPWRNPGIEELARILEQDPHN; the protein is encoded by the coding sequence ATGCTTAAAAAAACAATAAACATAAAAAAACCGCGGTCAATAACCGGCTTTATTGCCCGCGGGTTTCAGCTGTTAGTGCCGGGCCTGCTCAGCCTATTGCTGGGCGCCTGCAGCGACCCGGTTAGCAGCGACTATCAACGGGACATGCAGCAGCTGGAACAAAGCATAACCAGGATCGGCAAGCAGCTGGGGCTTGACCCCGGCAATAACGGCAGCACAGATACCGGTAACGATGCCGGCGACGGCAAACACAAAGAACAGGCCCAAGAGCAATTGCTGGTCAGGCTCAGCGAACTCTACCACAGAAAAGCCGTACTCACCGGCCGGTATCAGGATTACCGGCAGCTGGAGCAGTTGCTCAATAAGATGTCCGGTCAGCTAAACCACCCGCCGGCATTGCGCTATGCCAGGGCAAATTTTAATGTCGGCATGCACAGGCTGGAAACCGCCGCCGCCCTGCTTGATACTTTACCGCCCCATATCGAAGCCAGCACGCCGGTACGGGCGCTGCGCCTGGATATCTCCCTGCAGCTTGGCCGCTACCAGCAGGCAGAAGCGCAATTACAGGCGCTGATGGCAGATGCCCCCGGCTGGGAAACCCTGGTGCGCCTTGCCCATTACTCCCTCAATACCGGTAAGGTTTCCCGGGCCAGGGAGTTATACCAGCAAGCCGCTGAAATGCTTTCCGCCAAACAGATGTATCAATATGCCTGGGTCAAGTTGCAACAGGGGCTGCTGGAACTGGAGCAGGAAAACTATGCCCGGGCGCTTGAATTTTATCAGGTAGCAGACCGCGCCTATTCCGGATACTGGCTGATCGAAGAGCATATTGCCGAAGTGCTCACCCTGACGGGAAAAAAGCAGCAGGCAGAAACCATGTACCGGGAGTTAGTGCATAAGAATCCTAACCCGGAATTAAAGCTGGCGCTGGCAGAGCTGCTGCACACACAGGACGCCCATAACGAGGAAGCCGAGCAGCTGCGCAATGAGGCCATGGCGGAATTCAACCTCAGGCAAAGCCTCTATCCCGAAGCCGCAACGGGACACTTTGTCGAACGTTTGCTTACCCTGGAACAGGCGCACCCGGCGCTGTTAAGCAGCGCCCGGTTAAATTTCAATACCCGGCCCAATGCCGACAGCAAAGTCCTGCTGGCCAAAAGTTACCTGAAACTCGGAAAAACAGACCAGGCCAGGCAGCTTTATGAGCAGATATTGACCACCCCCTGGCGTAACCCGGGCATCGAAGAGCTGGCCCGCATACTGGAGCAAGACCCGCATAACTAA
- a CDS encoding polyhydroxyalkanoate depolymerase: MLYQLHQAYTQTVAPINAYMQHMRNFCTQPWSPLSYTMTGKTIAAAAEVIERVTENYHKPEFGIEYADIGGNKIAITEEVVVEKTYCKLRHFKRNATFNQPKLLVVAPLSGHHATLLRGTVAHLISDHEVYITDWENVRDVPVSQGGFSLDDYISYLIDFCEFLSDVHIVAICQATVPTIVATTVMAEREVDFQPKSISLLGGPIDTRISPTDVNDYAISKELQWFEENVICTVPDNYPGAGQKVYPGFIQLTGFLSMNYNSHVHKHFTFFGDLIKGDGDSAENHRKFYNEYLAVMDMPADYYLDTIRRVFIEHQLPQGKMEYKGKVIDCSKVKRVALLTIEGENDDITGVGQTEAAHRILTGIPEDMKFHYVQEDVGHYGVFNGRRFRQEIGPLIRRFVNTYDQAVEYEQPMELEV; this comes from the coding sequence ATGCTCTATCAACTACACCAGGCCTATACCCAGACAGTGGCCCCTATTAATGCGTATATGCAGCATATGCGAAATTTTTGCACCCAGCCATGGTCCCCGCTCAGTTACACCATGACAGGCAAAACCATAGCCGCCGCTGCTGAAGTAATAGAGCGGGTCACCGAAAATTACCATAAACCGGAATTCGGCATTGAGTATGCCGACATCGGCGGCAATAAAATAGCGATAACAGAAGAAGTCGTGGTCGAAAAAACCTATTGCAAACTACGCCACTTCAAACGCAACGCCACCTTCAACCAGCCGAAACTCCTGGTGGTCGCCCCTTTATCCGGGCACCATGCCACCCTGTTAAGGGGCACGGTAGCCCACCTGATTTCCGATCATGAAGTTTATATTACCGACTGGGAAAATGTCCGGGATGTGCCGGTAAGCCAGGGGGGCTTTTCCCTGGATGACTACATCAGCTACCTGATAGATTTTTGCGAATTCCTGTCTGATGTCCATATAGTGGCTATTTGCCAGGCAACCGTACCCACCATAGTGGCCACCACCGTAATGGCAGAAAGGGAGGTCGACTTCCAGCCCAAGTCCATAAGCTTGCTCGGCGGGCCGATAGACACCCGCATCAGCCCGACAGATGTCAATGACTATGCCATTTCCAAAGAGCTGCAATGGTTTGAGGAAAATGTGATCTGTACCGTCCCCGACAATTATCCCGGCGCCGGACAAAAGGTCTACCCGGGGTTTATCCAACTCACCGGCTTTTTAAGCATGAACTACAACAGCCATGTCCATAAGCATTTCACCTTTTTCGGCGACCTGATCAAAGGAGACGGCGACAGCGCCGAAAACCACAGGAAATTTTATAACGAATACCTGGCGGTAATGGACATGCCCGCCGACTATTACCTCGACACCATACGCCGTGTCTTTATCGAGCACCAGTTGCCCCAGGGAAAAATGGAATACAAGGGCAAAGTTATCGACTGCTCCAAAGTCAAACGGGTGGCGCTGCTGACCATAGAAGGCGAAAACGATGATATCACCGGGGTAGGACAGACAGAGGCGGCACACCGGATATTAACCGGCATTCCCGAAGACATGAAGTTTCATTATGTACAGGAAGATGTCGGCCATTATGGCGTCTTTAACGGCCGCCGCTTCCGCCAGGAAATAGGCCCTTTGATCAGGCGCTTTGTTAACACTTATGACCAGGCGGTGGAGTACGAGCAGCCTATGGAGTTGGAAGTTTAA
- a CDS encoding PHA/PHB synthase family protein, with amino-acid sequence MGSGKAVGQDFIQYLNDETSKMLANFSSTETKQAIDDFSRQWFKLTQDAIKDPASWLSLVEQYQQQHMKLWTALVGGQPSSAAESARQLGASMEQYQNNPVFEYIKQSYLMTSKLLNETAANAGLDDAEQEKLVFYTRQFIDAMSPDNFAMTNPDVIKEAVETNGQSLVNGLNNLLSDMDKGRISMTDESAFVLGENLAVTEGAVVYENELFQLIHYKPLTKQVYQQPVLIVPPCINKYYILDLQKHNSFVRYCLEQEQNTFLISWVNPDKTQGGLSWDDYVELGVINAVNRVKEITGRESLHALSWCVGGTLLACAQAVLTDRKDKSVASATFLTTLVDFEEPGDISVFIDPQQIESLLAQAKQKGVLSGRNLAVAFNMLRANDLIWSYVVRNYLKGKQPAPFDILYWNGDSTNLPYEMYRFYITQMYLENNLSKPNALNICGSDIDLGNIDIPCYFLSTIGDHIAPWQSTYKGMELFGGNKEFVLGASGHVAGVINPVSKNRRHYWIDGNQEQGAEHWLATAEKKEGSWWSHWSGWVKKSAGKKIPAPEPGSKQYPVIEAAPGRYVKVKLEDLDNPPLNEAV; translated from the coding sequence ATGGGTAGCGGTAAGGCAGTAGGTCAGGATTTTATCCAATATTTAAACGATGAAACCAGCAAGATGCTGGCAAATTTTTCTTCCACGGAAACCAAGCAGGCGATTGACGATTTCAGCCGGCAATGGTTCAAACTCACCCAGGATGCGATAAAAGATCCGGCGTCCTGGTTAAGCCTGGTGGAGCAGTATCAGCAGCAACATATGAAACTGTGGACCGCCCTGGTTGGCGGTCAGCCGTCTTCGGCAGCCGAGAGCGCGAGGCAATTGGGCGCTTCGATGGAGCAGTACCAGAACAATCCGGTATTCGAGTATATCAAACAGTCCTATCTGATGACGTCCAAGCTGCTGAACGAAACGGCGGCTAATGCCGGCCTCGATGATGCCGAGCAGGAAAAGCTGGTATTTTATACCCGGCAGTTTATCGATGCCATGTCGCCGGATAATTTTGCCATGACCAATCCGGATGTGATCAAAGAAGCGGTTGAAACCAATGGCCAGAGCCTGGTAAACGGCTTAAATAACCTGCTTTCGGATATGGATAAGGGGCGCATCAGTATGACGGATGAAAGCGCCTTTGTACTCGGGGAGAACCTGGCGGTCACCGAAGGGGCCGTGGTCTATGAAAATGAGCTGTTCCAGCTGATCCATTATAAGCCGCTGACAAAGCAGGTTTACCAGCAGCCTGTGCTGATAGTGCCTCCCTGTATCAATAAATATTATATTCTTGATTTACAAAAGCATAATTCTTTTGTCCGCTATTGCCTTGAGCAGGAGCAAAACACCTTTTTGATCTCCTGGGTGAATCCTGACAAAACCCAGGGAGGGCTGAGCTGGGATGATTATGTGGAACTCGGGGTGATAAATGCCGTTAACCGGGTGAAAGAAATTACCGGCCGGGAGTCCCTGCATGCTTTGTCCTGGTGTGTCGGCGGTACCTTGCTGGCCTGCGCCCAGGCGGTATTAACCGATCGTAAGGACAAGTCTGTGGCATCGGCGACGTTTTTAACCACCCTGGTGGACTTTGAAGAGCCGGGGGATATTTCGGTCTTTATCGATCCCCAGCAAATAGAGTCTTTGCTGGCCCAGGCAAAGCAAAAAGGGGTGCTCAGCGGCAGGAACCTGGCGGTGGCCTTTAATATGCTCAGGGCCAATGATTTGATCTGGTCGTATGTGGTGAGAAACTACCTTAAGGGCAAGCAACCGGCGCCTTTTGATATTTTATACTGGAACGGCGACTCCACTAACCTGCCTTATGAAATGTACCGGTTTTACATCACCCAGATGTACCTGGAAAACAATTTGAGCAAACCCAATGCCCTGAACATCTGCGGCAGCGATATCGACCTGGGCAATATCGACATCCCCTGTTATTTTCTTTCCACCATAGGGGACCATATCGCCCCGTGGCAAAGCACCTATAAAGGCATGGAGCTGTTTGGCGGCAACAAGGAGTTTGTCTTGGGGGCCAGCGGTCATGTCGCCGGGGTGATCAACCCGGTGAGCAAAAACCGCCGCCATTACTGGATAGACGGCAACCAGGAGCAGGGGGCCGAGCACTGGCTGGCCACGGCGGAGAAAAAAGAAGGCTCCTGGTGGTCGCACTGGAGCGGTTGGGTCAAGAAAAGCGCCGGTAAGAAAATACCGGCCCCTGAACCCGGCAGCAAGCAATATCCCGTGATTGAGGCAGCGCCGGGGCGTTATGTTAAGGTGAAGCTGGAGGATCTTGACAATCCGCCGTTAAACGAAGCGGTATAG
- the phbB gene encoding acetoacetyl-CoA reductase: MTQKVALVTGGTGGIGTAICQSLVKSGYRVVAGYNRGGDHEQARAWQAAQREQGFEIDISYGDVTDFRSCAICIADVKEKTRSNISVLVNNAGITRDTQFKKMDQDDWRDVITTNLDSVYNMTRQVINDMISDGYGRIVNISSVNGQKGQFGQTNYSAAKAGLHGFTKALAQEVARKGITVNTLSPGYVLTPMVAKIAPEIQQKIIDGIPVGRMGTVEEIAAAVAYLTSPDSGYITGSNLAINGGQHMY, translated from the coding sequence ATGACTCAAAAAGTAGCTTTAGTAACCGGTGGTACAGGTGGTATAGGTACCGCAATTTGCCAGTCTCTGGTAAAAAGCGGATATCGTGTTGTTGCCGGTTATAATAGAGGTGGTGATCATGAACAGGCCAGAGCATGGCAGGCCGCCCAGCGTGAGCAGGGCTTTGAAATCGATATCAGTTATGGCGATGTGACCGATTTTAGATCCTGTGCCATATGTATCGCTGATGTCAAAGAAAAAACCCGCAGCAATATCAGTGTCCTCGTAAACAATGCCGGCATCACCCGGGATACCCAGTTCAAAAAAATGGATCAGGATGACTGGCGTGACGTCATCACCACTAACCTGGACAGTGTTTATAATATGACCCGACAGGTGATCAATGACATGATCAGTGATGGTTACGGGCGTATCGTTAACATTTCATCGGTTAATGGCCAGAAAGGCCAGTTCGGCCAGACGAACTACTCGGCGGCCAAAGCCGGTTTGCACGGTTTCACCAAAGCGCTGGCACAGGAGGTTGCCCGCAAGGGGATTACGGTAAACACCCTTTCTCCCGGTTATGTCTTAACGCCTATGGTGGCCAAGATTGCGCCGGAAATTCAGCAAAAAATTATTGACGGTATTCCTGTAGGCCGTATGGGGACAGTGGAGGAAATAGCCGCCGCGGTTGCTTATTTAACTTCCCCCGATTCCGGCTATATTACCGGCTCTAACCTGGCCATTAACGGCGGCCAGCACATGTATTAA
- a CDS encoding GMC family oxidoreductase gives MAEEFEYIVVGSGAGGGTLAARLAENGKRVLVLESGSDPMTSSGSDAVKPDENRLPDDYQVPVFHAFSTENNAMKWDYFVRHYGNDEQQKKDPKYTEEFQGEKVDGVLYPRAGCLGGCTAHNAMITVYPHNDDWNDIAELTGDDSWNADNMRNYFQKLENCHHRPFKRFLGKTLGINGSRHGYDGWLQTEKAIPKSALGDEDLVKTIVKSAKVAFEDLKEPLQRNWWQLQGLGDPNDWRLVEDNAFGLRYPPLATRNHQRMGSRERLLEVQEKYPDNLHIELDALVTRVLFDENNRATGVEYLKGNRLYKAHSLPRNESSDFRVVNASKEVILSGGAFNSPQLLMLSGIGPKATLEKHGIKVRIPLEGVGQNLQDRYEVGVVNRMNFDTWEVLEGVKYAKGDPQYEQWEKERKGVYTTNGAVLAVIKKSMQERPLPDLFCFALLALFRGYFPTYSKLLADNLNYLTWAVLKAHTKNTGGEVTLRSSDPTDTPYINFRYFEEGNDVKGEDLDSVVEGIKFVRKMTQPLIEKGIIAEEELPGADVQTDEQLKKFVRDHAWGHHASCTCPIGTDEDPKAVLNSEFIVRGTPNLRVVDASSFHKIPGFFIVSAIYMIGEKAADVILAQDKAGIRQQAVKVPGQAATKTAPPQEEATPVSAARE, from the coding sequence ATGGCCGAAGAATTTGAATATATCGTAGTGGGCTCGGGGGCCGGCGGCGGCACCCTGGCCGCCCGGCTGGCAGAAAACGGCAAACGGGTATTGGTGCTGGAGTCCGGCAGCGACCCCATGACTTCGTCCGGCTCCGATGCGGTCAAACCGGACGAGAACCGGCTGCCGGATGACTACCAGGTACCGGTTTTCCATGCCTTCAGCACGGAAAACAATGCCATGAAATGGGATTATTTCGTCCGCCATTACGGCAATGACGAGCAGCAGAAAAAAGATCCCAAATACACGGAAGAATTCCAGGGGGAAAAGGTCGACGGCGTACTTTACCCCAGGGCCGGCTGCCTAGGCGGCTGCACCGCCCACAATGCCATGATCACTGTCTACCCCCATAACGACGACTGGAACGATATCGCCGAACTCACCGGCGATGATTCCTGGAACGCCGACAATATGCGCAATTATTTCCAGAAGCTGGAAAATTGCCACCACAGGCCGTTTAAGCGTTTCCTGGGCAAAACCTTAGGCATCAACGGCAGCCGCCACGGTTATGACGGCTGGCTGCAAACCGAAAAAGCCATACCGAAAAGCGCCCTGGGAGATGAAGACCTGGTAAAAACCATAGTCAAATCCGCCAAGGTCGCCTTCGAAGATCTCAAAGAGCCGCTGCAGCGCAACTGGTGGCAACTGCAGGGGCTGGGAGATCCCAACGACTGGCGCCTGGTGGAAGACAATGCCTTCGGCCTGCGTTACCCGCCGCTGGCCACCCGCAACCACCAAAGAATGGGCTCGCGCGAGCGTCTGCTGGAAGTCCAGGAGAAATACCCGGATAACCTGCATATCGAACTCGACGCCCTGGTGACCCGGGTGTTGTTCGACGAAAACAACCGCGCCACCGGCGTGGAATACCTTAAAGGCAACCGCCTGTACAAGGCCCATTCCCTGCCCCGCAATGAAAGTTCCGATTTCAGGGTAGTCAATGCCAGCAAGGAAGTAATCCTGTCCGGCGGCGCCTTCAACAGCCCGCAATTGCTGATGCTTTCCGGCATAGGGCCGAAAGCCACCCTGGAAAAACACGGCATCAAGGTGCGCATCCCCCTTGAAGGGGTCGGCCAGAACCTACAGGACAGGTACGAAGTGGGCGTGGTCAACCGCATGAACTTCGATACCTGGGAAGTGCTTGAAGGGGTGAAATACGCCAAGGGAGATCCCCAATACGAGCAATGGGAAAAAGAGCGCAAGGGGGTGTATACCACCAACGGCGCTGTATTGGCGGTGATCAAAAAATCCATGCAGGAAAGGCCGTTGCCGGATCTCTTTTGTTTTGCCCTGCTGGCCCTGTTTCGGGGGTACTTCCCCACTTACTCCAAGCTGCTGGCAGACAACCTCAACTATTTAACCTGGGCGGTGCTTAAGGCCCATACCAAAAACACCGGCGGAGAAGTCACCCTGAGATCGAGCGATCCCACAGACACCCCCTATATCAACTTCCGTTATTTCGAAGAAGGCAACGACGTTAAAGGGGAAGACCTCGATTCTGTGGTGGAAGGGATCAAATTTGTCCGCAAAATGACCCAACCGCTGATCGAAAAAGGCATTATCGCCGAAGAAGAGCTGCCCGGCGCCGACGTACAAACCGACGAGCAGCTGAAAAAGTTTGTCCGCGACCATGCCTGGGGACATCACGCCTCCTGTACCTGCCCGATAGGCACGGACGAGGATCCCAAAGCGGTGCTCAACAGCGAGTTTATCGTGCGCGGCACCCCCAACCTCAGGGTGGTGGACGCTTCCAGCTTCCATAAAATTCCGGGATTTTTCATTGTCAGCGCCATCTACATGATAGGGGAAAAGGCCGCCGATGTGATCCTGGCCCAGGACAAAGCCGGGATCCGGCAGCAGGCGGTTAAGGTGCCGGGGCAGGCAGCAACGAAAACCGCCCCGCCCCAGGAAGAAGCAACCCCGGTCAGCGCCGCCAGAGAATAG
- a CDS encoding phasin family protein produces the protein MKDNQTPFNQPFSFPLVQAATLGQAFISDLISSQSQFLEASFNNAVEQVQKISALDDSKDFWQLQQSYLQKQNQQFSDFAGKVAENINKVQAEYPAIFSFTRPGEQEKNSAVVPAALVAKKPKKAAEKKPRAASKKTAAKKGTATKAAAKPAAKAAKAKAATKPAAKPAAKAKPAAKAKPAAAAKPAAQSQLVIPQVDKSNGAGTNSSLSPATAPAKS, from the coding sequence ATGAAAGATAACCAGACACCCTTTAACCAACCCTTTTCTTTTCCTCTGGTTCAGGCTGCCACGCTTGGCCAGGCCTTCATCAGTGATTTGATCTCCAGTCAAAGCCAGTTCCTTGAAGCGAGCTTTAATAATGCGGTAGAGCAGGTACAAAAAATTTCTGCCCTTGATGACAGCAAGGACTTTTGGCAGCTTCAGCAAAGTTACCTGCAAAAGCAAAACCAGCAGTTTTCTGATTTTGCCGGCAAGGTTGCTGAAAATATCAATAAGGTCCAGGCGGAATATCCGGCGATATTTAGTTTCACCCGTCCCGGCGAGCAGGAAAAAAACAGCGCTGTGGTGCCGGCTGCATTAGTGGCGAAAAAGCCGAAAAAAGCGGCGGAGAAAAAGCCCCGGGCGGCAAGCAAAAAAACCGCGGCTAAAAAAGGGACGGCGACGAAGGCGGCTGCCAAACCAGCAGCAAAAGCTGCTAAAGCCAAAGCGGCAACTAAACCGGCGGCTAAACCCGCAGCTAAAGCGAAGCCGGCGGCTAAGGCAAAACCGGCCGCAGCTGCCAAACCCGCGGCGCAGTCCCAGCTTGTTATTCCCCAGGTAGATAAGAGTAACGGTGCAGGTACAAACTCGTCATTAAGTCCGGCTACGGCCCCGGCTAAATCATAA
- the phaR gene encoding polyhydroxyalkanoate synthesis repressor PhaR → MSVTRIIKKYPNRRLYDTGESRYITLSDIRSLVLTGVEFQVQDSNTGEDLTRSILLQIIMEEESNDKPIFSVAVLSQLIRFYGGTVQGVFAQYLEESLSMFAKQQSMFTPAAGQDPLQNVSKLAQQNMKMWSDMQKAFLQSAGLGDRDDKGGK, encoded by the coding sequence ATGTCAGTAACCAGGATTATCAAAAAATATCCTAACCGCCGTTTATACGATACCGGCGAAAGCCGTTATATTACCCTGAGCGATATCCGCAGCCTGGTGTTGACCGGGGTTGAATTTCAGGTGCAGGACAGCAATACCGGCGAGGATCTGACCCGGTCGATTTTACTGCAGATCATTATGGAAGAAGAGTCTAACGACAAACCTATTTTCAGTGTCGCGGTACTGTCGCAATTGATACGTTTTTATGGCGGTACGGTACAGGGAGTCTTTGCCCAATACCTGGAAGAAAGCCTGTCCATGTTTGCCAAACAGCAAAGTATGTTTACGCCTGCGGCGGGGCAAGATCCGCTGCAAAATGTCAGCAAGCTGGCACAGCAAAACATGAAGATGTGGTCTGATATGCAAAAGGCATTTTTACAATCGGCAGGCCTGGGTGACAGGGATGATAAGGGCGGCAAATAA
- a CDS encoding response regulator: MNDSLSSGQIAKLCGVHLRTVIRWIEQGYLKGYKLPGRGNNRVLKQDFIRFLQESNMPIPQELARKEKCVLVVDDDSLMARAISLVMRSNGWQTLTAENGFEAGFKVNKFPVDLITLDLVMPTLDGFDVLKVLKQEENLRHIPVIVISASPEQDLAKAKALGASAVLSKPFDNNRLTAIATKLMEH; encoded by the coding sequence ATGAACGATTCTTTGTCCAGCGGGCAGATAGCCAAGCTTTGCGGCGTTCACTTGCGTACGGTTATCAGGTGGATAGAACAGGGATATCTCAAAGGTTACAAACTTCCGGGAAGAGGGAATAACCGTGTTTTAAAACAAGACTTTATCCGCTTTTTACAAGAAAGCAACATGCCGATCCCCCAGGAACTGGCACGCAAGGAAAAATGTGTGCTTGTAGTCGATGACGATTCGCTGATGGCCCGGGCGATTTCCCTGGTTATGCGCTCGAACGGCTGGCAGACCCTGACTGCTGAAAATGGTTTTGAGGCGGGGTTTAAAGTCAACAAGTTTCCGGTTGACTTGATTACCCTGGATCTGGTGATGCCCACCCTGGATGGTTTTGATGTGCTGAAAGTCTTGAAGCAAGAGGAAAATTTACGGCATATCCCGGTTATCGTTATTTCAGCCAGCCCGGAGCAGGATTTAGCGAAAGCCAAAGCCTTAGGGGCGAGCGCGGTATTGTCTAAGCCCTTTGATAATAACCGTTTAACGGCGATAGCAACAAAACTGATGGAGCATTAG